The genomic region cctctggtgactggaaaatatggttttttgttattttcccgatcggtTCATTCGccaaattgttaaaaaaaacattttttttactctctctCCCTAACAGCAAAATGTTGGAGAGACCAACATAAGAGGAGatggaatgatgatgaagaagaagccAGTAGCAGCAGAccataaaaaccaaaaagaaaaatacacatAATCACATAGGGGGAAGGAGGTCGCGGTAGAGTTCCAGAAGGGGGAATGGGGGCTCATAGTGGAGGGTTAAGGGGAGGAGGCCGTGGTAGAGAGGGAGGGGGAGGGAGGCCGTGTCTAGGCCGTGgccaaggaagaagaaagaagaaggaagaaggaagaaaaagaaatgaagaagaagaagaagaggtgtAGGATGAGGCCATgacagaggaagaagaaagaaggaagatgaaagaagaaaggaagaagaaagaagaagaggcaTGCCTGGAacaagagagagggagagaaaaaaatcaaaaaagaagaaagaaagaagaggagAGAGACTGAAGGGCGATAATGAAAATggaggaggaaaaaaaatgagtagGCAAGCCGCGGTAGACATTATGTACACAATGACCATTATTGTGTATACAGTGAACGTTATTGTGTACATAGTGGTCGTTATGTACACGGTGACTGTTGTTGTACCagaacaagaaaaaatatttggaacgaaGAAGCATGCACAATAATGGGTggaaaaaaatttgttgttaCACACATAAACATTCTATAAATTGGTTCAATACAAAATGCATGGTGCTCTGCGTGACTTTGTTACATACTTGCAAACAAGACACAATATGCATACAAGAGAAATTCATCAACAACTTCAAGCAAACATGATAAAACATATTTGGCAATGTTACAATCActacaataatgaaattttatttttctttggctATAATgtgttgcattttttattatcaaatttatgtattttttatttgtttaacatttagtcataaataaaaattaaatttatgctcATTTCcctatttcttaatatttataaatttttttcttccatgtttcattaaatttaattacttaattaattatatttaatttaatatttaaaagtgaAGTTCATGTGAAACCTATAAAAAGCTATCTAAGatctcaaataaaatttatcactaaataaaaaatgagaaagattTTAAGAGATCTTCAATTCTACGTGATGTTGTAAGGTCCGCCAAAAAGTGATTTAAGATTCCAATTTGGGATCTATCACTAAAGTTGCTCTAACCGATATAAAAACAACAtccttatttaaatttttttattagtgtaaataaacatttttacatCTATTGCTCATTCAATCAATGTAAAAAGACAATTTTAGATCAATTTCCAATACAAccgatatataaatatttatctacaAAAGCTTCCGTCAATCAAACTAACTAACGAAGATGACAGAAAAAACATAATTGTAGcaatttaaacaattaaaaaatctgattgaacttttttaataattaagagactcaattaaatttttaattacaattaagaaatcaattatataattaagcctAACAAAAATTCAGATGGTTCAAGTTATAGGTATGAAGTTGATGTTATTCCTTATATTAAGATTTATAAGATGAGTACACACGAAAAATAACTTCTCAGTAACAGGATAACTCTTTTCTACAACAGCAAGCGGCTCTATCCAATCCTACAAAGAATTATTGCGTCTCTATACAGTAACTACTACGATACAAGAGTAAATGAATGCTTTGCAGCACCAAATGGCCGAAACATGGAAGTGGATTTAGGCAACATTCTTCTGGTTTAGAGGAACCAGCAATCGATTCCATGACCACaggcaaagacaaaaaaaaggttCAGGAAGCTATACACATAGTAAATTCTTTGATGGTTAATTTGTCAAAATATCTTATCTACAGTTAACATTTGTCTCTCACGTGGTGAGACTTAGCAGCTATGCGTGCTGTTGAACCGACAAAAACTCAGGATCCTTAATCTTCCCTTCATACCTTATCCATTGCACTGTTTCATGATACATGGGAAAGAACCGCATCCGAATTGCTGCGTGTGAGAAGTATGGTATAAGGGTGGAGATCACCACAAAGAGTGTCACAATCCAATAGGAAGGGGATGGAGCAAGAGCTTCAATGAAGACTTTGTAAGCATTTGTGGAAAAGTGTGGGGGCATTGCTCCATATACCACGAGAAAAAGATACCACAAAAGAATGGAACCCCAGATGAAAAAATGTTGGATCATGGTGAAGTAACTTACAGCTAGTGCCATTTGCAGGTTTACAACCCAAACTACACAAGTATACATTGCTGCTCCCAGTATATCCTTTCCAGCAGTTCTCCCCTCCACATCAAAGGCCTGGAGCTCCATCGCTTTTGtgcagaagaagaaaattattaagGCACTGATAAATCCATTAAGCATCCAGCTGAGTATTCGACGCCAACTGAAAAGAACATTCTGTACTCCTTCTTGATATAACAAAGGAAACTGCCACATTAACAATGAATCATCATCAGAGAAGCAAACAAAGGAACCCCATGTCAATCAAATCAATGCTTCTGTATTTTTCTTCAGATACAACCAAGGGGGATCTACCGCTTTAATATATGTGACAGCTGTGTTTCAAAAACTATGGCCACCCTTAGAACTGACTTAGATATTAAtccaatcaaaatcaattaaatttagtAAATATAAATTGGACTCATTCATTCAGTGGAAAGTCAAAGTAGCTTCATGATGAATTATAGCAGATAAAGTACTAAGCCGTGACTGTTAGGCACAATATAGGTTTTATTAAAGTACAAGTATGGTGTACAACTTGCTGTGTTGACTTccatgtatattatatttagtGGATAATAGTGTAATACATCATTTATTCGTCTCAGCAAGTAGTCTTAGTATTCAATTTGAACCAATGCTCCATGCAGCAAAACAAACTACCAGAAGTTCATTAACTAGCCAATGCTCAACTATAACCAACAGTGTCCAGATGAGCTTCTTAAGTGATCAAAATGACCAAAGCCAAAATCAATGAGGCCTGAAGCTAGGTAGGTATCTTGCAATCATGAGTACTACGCagatttttaatgtatttattttattttgcttttctaTGTGCAATCGATTTAATGACAGCAATAGTGAATTTTCATTTCACACCCACCAGCAAAGATGACCCTCACATATCAGATGGCTAGAAGAAACTGACCTTCAGGCAGTACCGAGCGGATACATCCTGATCAAATACCCCAAGTGCAATCACAGGAAGTGacgaaaagaaaacattatAGAGAGACAAAAACCAGTCGTTGTATGCAGCTTGTCCAGAGAATGATGCATACACCTCATATAAGAATAGAGTAAAACCAAATGTGATATTCTTGTAGAAAAAATAGCATATCTgccaatgaaaaaattaattgaatgtcAGAGCTTTACTATATATTTTAGAACAACTCTACAATGTTTAAATCTAATCTAATTGTAAGCATGGTAAATACCATAGATGAGATCCTCCGGTAACACCAATGTCCATGCACCAGAAGTAACCGTTCCAAATACCGGAATTGTGCAATTGCAATATCACTAGACATAACTGCCTGGGGGATTGGGAGAATAAGACAGAAAATATTGTTTAGAAAATCACAAGCACaagttaaaatcaataaaaaacgaaagaatattttgtgaattttccCATTACCTGCATTCCTTCAACACCACTTATACCAACCCCTATATCTGCTTCTTGAAGCATTCCCACATCGTTAGCTCCATCACCAATAGCTAATGTTGTTTTCCTGGCTCCAGATTTGACCAATCTAGTGACCTTTAAGAGAGGAACAAGAAAAATCATTACTGAAAGCTTAGCTAACCAGAATCATTATCACAATTAGAATATTATATACAAAGAACCGATCGAAAAAGTACCATTGCCTTCTGCTTTGGTGATGAGCGACAGCAAATAACAGATGCACAGCGAATCGCAAGCTCCAGAAACATGTTCTTCATATTATCTTCTAATGCATAAGCAAGTGATTTTCCATCAATAATCAGAGCAAAGGCCTGATGAGAGCTCCCTCTGTATGCAGTGAGTTGTGCAGCACCATCAGATATCTGAAGGAGTACACTTTGCCTTGATGCCTAAAAGATGAATCAGCATATATAATATGAACAAATTTTCAAATCTACGACATCAGTACTAAGACACTAATCCGCCAGCAATCACAAATTCAAATGATGCTAAGGCATGTTTtaatgtgaaaaaataaatggaaagaaaCTGATGGAAAATTTGTAACAGCTTAGAGCTTAAATGTACCAATCAATATCATACAACTCAAAGTACACATGCATGCATTGCATTTCTAATATCCTCTGAAATAGTAAAGAGAAATGCTATGCTAATGCAGGTACTGAAATTTCTAATATCGCATTCTCAATCTGTTTTGttcaaaaaaatagaataaaatataagttcAAATGGCCAgcaatataaactataaagcaGATTAAGCTGACTTCTCAACTACGCGTAAGAGGATGTCACTGGAATATTGCaatattgaagaaaaacaaactaTTAGCATGCTTGCTAAAACATTTTACTAGAAATGCAAGCTAAATCATGATAGATGAAAACAAGACTAAGGTCTCAAGTTTACTTTACCTTTGCAATAGCCATCTTGTCTCCATCCTTCTCTAGTGCTTGAATTTCTGGACTATCCAAATGAATTATAATCTGCTTCATTCCTTGTCTAAGCAAACTACAAGCAAAACTGCAACGGAATATTTATGTCAGATAGCATGGAATAATATCCATAGTAAAAAAGGCATTATCAGAATATAATACCCAATATTGATTGCAGTCTCCATTTTATCCCCTGTCAAAACCCAAATTTTAATTCCTGCTCGGGCAAGCTTGTCAATGCATTCAGGAACCTAGCAAACAACACGAGAGGCATCACTTCCAGTCCTGCTCCAATGAATAAATCTCTATAAGTAAAACTTGTAAATTTATTCTAACTCACCCCATCTTGGAGCTTGTCCTCTACAGCAGTGGCACCAAGAAGAATTAGGTTCTTCTCAATCTTTTCCGATACTTCCTCAATCAGTATATCCTGATCAGCACTAACTAAATTCTTTGCCATAGAGAATTTATTATCAAACTCCTTGTATTCTTCTGCATCAAGTTCACGATAGGCTAGTATAAGGGTTCGTAGACCTGCATCAGCATACTCATGCACATGCTCCATGGTTTTCTCTTCAAACTCCCTCCCATTCTTGGCAAGCCTTTCAAACATGATGCTGCATGAAAGTATCACTCAATAGGGTGAAACACACAATAAATGTTGTAAATCAAAACCATTTGAGGTTACAAGCAAGTTTATCACAAACCTGTCTGCACCTTTGCAGAGAAGCAAAATTTTCCCTTCTTCATCTTCCACTATCACTGACATTCGCTTCCTTGAGCTATTGAATTCTAAACAATTGAGAAGCTTGTACTTCCTGCTAAAAGAAACTAGTTACTGAATATCTGTATCATTGACATGCAGAGAGAAATCCTGAAATGTAGTAGCTATAAACAATAACCAAGTTGGGTATACCTCATTTAGAAATATTAGCATTAGGTTGCATGAATAAAGTGAAGACAACAATATTAAATAGTAGAAAATcatgcataaaaaatatgatgtgGACACAATTTAAatgggtttttttttcatattatgtatttaaaaacaatataaagaCTTTGGGAAAAACAGGTGCAAGAGAAAAGTACGAAGTCGCCTATTTTATGAGCTGCTACTGTAAACTGATCACGTGCAGATGACTAGACCAATACAGCTCTTTTTATTGAAAAGTACTTACTGTCATCAGATGACagttataataaaatttcatgTGCCCTTCTTAAAGAGCATCCATCCTAAAGCTTTGCATATACTTACACAATGAAAAATGTAGCTGAATAGAAGTCAAATTCAAGAATTactaaataaacaaaacaattgATAGCTTGAAACAACTGACCTTTCAACTTTCTTGCGAGAAACTGGATCCAACTCATATGTCAATAAACTAGTCTGATCCCTTTTGTAAAATTCAAAACCAAGTTCTCTTGCTGCAATCACAAATGCTGCTTCATCTGGGGATTCAGCCTCATATGAGACATTACCTGTCTCTTCATCCACTTCTGGTATGGCTGTATGACAGACCACCAATAGGTGAAAAAACTTCTGGATAACATCTGCATGAGGCTCATTAACCCAATTTCCATTTGTTATTCTTTCATCAGCAAAGTTAAAACCTTTAATGAGTGCCCTTTTATCTAGCGAACCCCTAATGTTATCTGCTTCTGATTCAATATCATGCTCATGAATTGATGGTGAACCTTTTCTTCTATCCATGGCCTTCTCAACCTCTGTAGCACCACGGCCATAAGCTACCCCAGCAATTGAACATTTAATGAACTCCATTGAGTTGCAGGTAAGAGTTCCAGTCTTATCAGAAAGTATTGTATCAACTTGGCCAAGCTCCTCATTCAAGTTTGAAGTACGAGCTCGAGCTGGTTTGTCTGCTTCCCTGTAGTACATATGGATATCTTGATTGATGAAAATGCTCTGAAGGACTTTGACAATTTCTATTGACACATACAAAGAGATGGGAATAAAA from Glycine soja cultivar W05 chromosome 16, ASM419377v2, whole genome shotgun sequence harbors:
- the LOC114389557 gene encoding putative phospholipid-transporting ATPase 9 produces the protein MSGGRRRKLRLSKIYSFACCKASFEGDHHSQIGGKGYSRVVFCNEPDSFVEDGVKNFADNSVRSTKYTLATFFPKSLFEQFRRAANFYFLVTGTLAFTKLAPYTAVSAILPLIIVIGATMVKEGIEDLCRKKQDIEVNNRRVKVHKADGIFEYTAWKNVRVGNIVKVEKDEFFPADLLLLSSSYDDAVCYVETMNLDGETNLKLKQGLEVTSSLQEDLHFLNFKATVKCEDPNANLYSFVGSMDFEEKNNALSPQQLLLRDSKLRNTDYIFGAVIFTGHDTKVIQNSTDPPSKRSRIEKKMDRVIYFLFCILFLMAFVGSIFFGIATKDDFQNGLMKRWYLTPDDSTVFFDPKRPAAAALFHCLTALMLYGFFIPISLYVSIEIVKVLQSIFINQDIHMYYREADKPARARTSNLNEELGQVDTILSDKTGTLTCNSMEFIKCSIAGVAYGRGATEVEKAMDRRKGSPSIHEHDIESEADNIRGSLDKRALIKGFNFADERITNGNWVNEPHADVIQKFFHLLVVCHTAIPEVDEETGNVSYEAESPDEAAFVIAARELGFEFYKRDQTSLLTYELDPVSRKKVERKYKLLNCLEFNSSRKRMSVIVEDEEGKILLLCKGADSIMFERLAKNGREFEEKTMEHVHEYADAGLRTLILAYRELDAEEYKEFDNKFSMAKNLVSADQDILIEEVSEKIEKNLILLGATAVEDKLQDGVPECIDKLARAGIKIWVLTGDKMETAINIGFACSLLRQGMKQIIIHLDSPEIQALEKDGDKMAIAKASRQSVLLQISDGAAQLTAYRGSSHQAFALIIDGKSLAYALEDNMKNMFLELAIRCASVICCRSSPKQKAMVTRLVKSGARKTTLAIGDGANDVGMLQEADIGVGISGVEGMQAVMSSDIAIAQFRYLERLLLVHGHWCYRRISSMICYFFYKNITFGFTLFLYEVYASFSGQAAYNDWFLSLYNVFFSSLPVIALGVFDQDVSARYCLKFPLLYQEGVQNVLFSWRRILSWMLNGFISALIIFFFCTKAMELQAFDVEGRTAGKDILGAAMYTCVVWVVNLQMALAVSYFTMIQHFFIWGSILLWYLFLVVYGAMPPHFSTNAYKVFIEALAPSPSYWIVTLFVVISTLIPYFSHAAIRMRFFPMYHETVQWIRYEGKIKDPEFLSVQQHA